The proteins below are encoded in one region of Thermothelomyces thermophilus ATCC 42464 chromosome 1, complete sequence:
- a CDS encoding glycosyltransferase family 32 protein (CAZy_ID 270135): MNPEYRAEFVTDAWADTYVQHTFGASHPDLVETYLGLTVPILKVDLLRYLLLFSEGGVYCDLDVSCDTPFGEWIPPQYEDETNVVVGWEFNVGWPRPFVHQLAIWTIMAKPGSPHLWTVIEETVQWLKDEAKKNNVSVGELTLDKIGDVVDITGPRRFTQGVLRSLGRAFRTTEQDIQEILESKLVGDVLVLPGYAFAASANHYDKDMKLSPPLVTHHYVGSWKNPKGGEAS; this comes from the exons ATGAACCCCGAGTACCGGGCCGAATTTGTTACAGATGCCTGGGCCGACACCTACGTTCAGCATACGTTCGGCGCTTCCCACCCCGATCTCGTGGAGACATATCTCGGTCTCACTG TTCCAATCCTCAAAGTCGACCTTCTCCGctacctcctcctcttctccgAAGGAGGCGTCTACTGCGACCTGGACGTCTCGTGCGACACGCCCTTCGGCGAATGGATTCCTCCGCAGTATGAGGACGAGACCAACGTCGTCGTGGGCTGGGAGTTTAATGTCGGCTGGCCCCGGCCTTTTGTCCACCAGCTCGCGATTTGGACCATCATGGCGAAACCGGGGTCGCCGCATCTGTGGACGGTCATCGAGGAGACGGTGCAGTGGCTGAAGGACGAAGCGAAGAAGAATAATGTCTCCGTGGGAGAACTGACCCTCGACAAAATCGGAGACGTGGTTGATATCACCGGCCCGAGACGGTTCACGCAGGGCGTGTTGAGGAGCCTGGGCAGAGCCTTCCGCACGACGGAGCAGGACATCCAAGAGATACTGGAGTCAAAACTGGTCGGGGACGTACTAGTTCTCCCGGGGTACGCTTTCGCCGCATCAGCGAACCATTACGACAAGGACATGAAGCTTTCTCCGCCACTGGTCACGCACCACTATGTTGGCAGCTGGAAGAATCCCAAGGGTGGGGAGGCATCGTGA